In Ciona intestinalis unplaced genomic scaffold, KH HT000094.2, whole genome shotgun sequence, one DNA window encodes the following:
- the LOC494407 gene encoding uncharacterized protein LOC494407 (The RefSeq protein has 3 substitutions compared to this genomic sequence) — protein sequence MYQPVARLNTAPPYTTRNQQAATTEHIPILNNEQQRLSRSTESLAKEGTHKDIEKLPNGDSHSKTQSSKTDNKNDIISSSVTFPDVTAGSQFFHNRRMKQPPGPAPRTAPATYRRAHLELGRLKVGDVYGLDDLIGNNDDVTRIALLSRGADVIRIKRSFFLRHAPASLLIQLNAMNHDFPTVTEARAALEATETWQMYKSALMELVATSNRTQRETFRSQSTSSILPCSFINGGLRSRCVTSQRTQRGIPSRDNKTNRSNNTALREIPAFSGRKNTRSAYSAPITRSDQITLTRRGRFPKLSTFQTEFVSK from the exons ATGTACCAACCTGTCGCACGTTTGAACACAGCACCAGCTTATACGACTCG TAACCAACAAGCGGCAACAACAGAACACATTCCAATTCTTAATAACGAAcag CAGCGACTGAGCAGATCAACTGAGAGCTTAGCAAAAGAGGGAACGCACAAAGATATAGAGAAATTGCCAAACGGAGACTCGCACTCAAAAACACAAAGCTCTAAAACTgacaataaaaatgatattataTCGAGTTCGGTTACTTTTCCCGATGTGACCACTGGAAGCCAATTCTTTCACAATCGAAGAATGAAACAACCTCCTGGACCTGCGCCACGCACCGCTCTAGCCACTTACCGACGTGCCCATTTAGAACTGGGAAGGTTAAAAGTCGGCGACGTATAT GGTCTTGACGATTTGATCGGCAACAACGATGACGTCACTCGAATAGCGTTGCTAAGCAGAGGTGCCGACGTCATCAGGATAAAACGAAGTTTCTTTCTACGTCACGCACCAGCTAGTTTGCTTATTCAACTTAACGCAATG AACCACGACTTCCCAACGGTAACAGAAGCAAGAGCGGCCTTGGAAGCCACTGAGACGTGGCAGATGTATAAATCTGCTTTAATGGAGCTCGTTGCTACATCAAATAGAACCCAACGAGAAACATTTCGAAGTCAATCTACAAGTTCTATACTACCGTGCTCGTTTATAAACGGAGGCCTCCGGAGTAGATGTGTCACTTCCCAAAGAACGCAGCGAGGGATTCCCTCCAGAGATAATAAGACTAATCGTAGCAACAACACAGCGCTCAGAGAAATACCGGCATTTTCAGGGCGTAAAAATACTCGTAGCGCATACAGTGCCCCTATTACAAGGTCCGACCAAATAACGTTAACTCGTCGTGGGCGATTTCCAAAACTTTCAACTTTTCAAACGGAATTCGTTTCAAAATAG